The DNA sequence GTTTCCGGCGTAAATCGGCCGGACAAAAGTCTTGTCGTTTTCAATGGCGGTGATGTCCGAGATTTGCTGGACGTCCAGCAGGGCGGCTacgcgggggaggaggttcttGCCGAATGCGGTGTGCCCGGCGATGACGTGGGTGTAACCCCCTTTTTTGATGTTTTCCACCAGCAAGGGGGCGTAGTTCTCCGGGAGGCCCTTGTCGTAGGCGGCGTTGTCGACGGCGATGATCTTTTCTACGCCGGGGACTTTGGCGGCTTGTTCGGCGACGGGCTTGATGGAGCtgccggcgaggaaggcgtgGATGGTGCCGCCGAGTTTttgggcggcggtgatggcggagagggagccTGTGTTGAGCTTGCCGTCACGTTGttcgaggacggcgaggacggagaggaggcggtggagggcggcgggggtagagcggaggggagagagggttgCGGGTTGGAGGCTTGGACGGGTGAGGGCCGAGAAGGCtcggcgggtggtggtggagagcaTCGTGATAGCAGAACTGGGGATCTGTTGAAGTGGTGCAAACTCGGAGGCCGGCTGccgaagaagggggagaggttcaATCGGTGAAAATCCGGAGCCGAGTCGTGGCCGGAGTTGGGAATGCCCAAGGGGGAGCAGCAGATGCAGACAGATGCGCAGAATCAATCACACAACTGTCGATGACGGGTTGCGGCGGCCCGAGGTTAGCTTCTGATTGACGACCTTGCGATTGAGCGCATGGGGGGGAAGACCGTGGGACCGTGGGACCGTAGTAAAAGTGGGGCATTTTCCCAGAACCGGAGGGGTTGCTTAGCATTGTGGCTTGTAGCATCTGATACTTATGGCTGGTGCGTGCTTTGGACAATATGAGTGGCTGGTGGACTGTGTCCCACGTGACACGGGCgttgcttggtggtgggtgcAGTGCTTGGCAGTTGCAGCAGGCTGAGCTGTGAACTGGCAAAAGCGGGCTCCTTCCCTCACCGTGGTCTGGCGCGCGAACAACATTTTCTCCAACGCGACTGACGGATCACGAACTCCCCGAAGCTGCGACCCCCATCGCGACCGCAAACATCTTGGATTTTTGACAGCCCACTTCGAATCAAGATCCCACCGGTTGCACTTGGCATTTGGATCATCCACTTCTTGCCAGCTGCCTTTTGCTTGTATTGGGCTGCGCTCCTTGGCCTGCAGACTCAACATCGTCGCCCTTTTTTTATTGATTTCATTAGCCCCGTTTTGGTTTGCGTCTATCATCGCCACTGTCGCCGCCGTCACAATGGATGAGAGCATGGTTAGCTACGGGACACCCACCAACGGTGCATCCCCTGGCGCAAACCCAATTCTCTcgcaaccccctctcccggATGTCAATGACCAGAACGAAGGTTTGTAGAttgttgtcttgtcttgtcctgtcttgtcttgtcttgtcttgtcttggccGTCCAGTCCCGGGCTAACGTGTTTTCGCCATGTGTAGATGTACAGATGGGTGATGGCCCAGAGCCAACAATCAAACAGGACAGCACCACGCCTGCACCAGGCGCCTCATCCGATAATCCCTTGGACGCGCCTGATCGTCCCCCTGCGGAATCGACAGCCCGcgaagatgaagagatggGCGACGCCTCTAAGAGCAGCGCTGATCAAGCCGATGGCGCTGCCGGGAACGAGGGGACCGGTGAGGTCAAGACCAAGGAGTCCGTCGAGAATGCCGCCAGAGAACATCTGATTTCACAAACCCATGCCATCGTCCTCCCCAGCTACAGCGCCTGGTTCGACATGAACACCATCCACAGCATTGAGAGGAAAGCGCTGCCCGAGTTCTTTAACAACAGAAATCGAAGCAAGACACCTGCTGTCTACAAGGATTACCGTGATTTCATGATCAATGCCTACAGGTTAAACCCAGTCGAGTATCTCACCATCACTGCCTGCCGTCGCAACCTGGCCGGTGATGTCTGCGCCATCATGAGAGTCCACTCTTTCCTCGAGCAGTGGGGGTTGATCAACTACCAGGTACTTTTCGCTTGGCGCGATGTTATATGCTCTacaaaaacaaagaaaaaaacaaaaagtaCTGACTTTAGCCACAGGTCGACACAGAACAGCGCCCATCGCACGTTGGACCACCGTTCACTGGCCACTTCAAGATCATCTGCGATACTCCTCGCGGCCTTCAGCCATGGCAACCCGCCGCAGACCCTGCCACCGTTGAGGGGCGTCCTAACAAGGACACAGAAGTCAAGGCGAGCGCTACACCCGCGCCAAAGTCTGAGCTCAACCTGGAAGTCGGCCGCAACATCTACGAGGCCAACGCTAAGaacaccaagctcaccaagacCGAGAGCAAGACCAATGGAGAGACCCCAGCGACCAACGGTGTATCCGGGACCGACGAGCTCACCAAGACGCCCATCATCAGAGTCAACTGCTACAACTGCGGCACCGACTGCACGCGCATCTACTACCACAGCTCCCAGGCCGATCCCAATTCGAAGGCCAAGTACGACCTTTGCCCAAGCTGTTACCTCGAGGGCCGCCTCCCAGGAAATCAAACCAGTGCCCACTACACCCGGATGGAGAACCCAACATACTCTTCCATTCTCGACAGGGACGCACCATGGAGCGATGCTGAGACACTCA is a window from the Podospora pseudocomata strain CBS 415.72m chromosome 6, whole genome shotgun sequence genome containing:
- the ssr2 gene encoding SWI/SNF and RSC complex subunit Ssr2 (COG:B; EggNog:ENOG503NUCF) yields the protein MDESMVSYGTPTNGASPGANPILSQPPLPDVNDQNEDVQMGDGPEPTIKQDSTTPAPGASSDNPLDAPDRPPAESTAREDEEMGDASKSSADQADGAAGNEGTGEVKTKESVENAAREHLISQTHAIVLPSYSAWFDMNTIHSIERKALPEFFNNRNRSKTPAVYKDYRDFMINAYRLNPVEYLTITACRRNLAGDVCAIMRVHSFLEQWGLINYQVDTEQRPSHVGPPFTGHFKIICDTPRGLQPWQPAADPATVEGRPNKDTEVKASATPAPKSELNLEVGRNIYEANAKNTKLTKTESKTNGETPATNGVSGTDELTKTPIIRVNCYNCGTDCTRIYYHSSQADPNSKAKYDLCPSCYLEGRLPGNQTSAHYTRMENPTYSSILDRDAPWSDAETLRLLEGLERFDDDWGEIADYVGTRTREECVLKFLQLDIEDKYLESEKVDAPVGLQMLGSHGGQLPFSQTDNPVMSVVGFLASLADPASTAAAAGKSAELLKQNLRSKLDAVPEDAEANGKGKEKEGESMELDIRQEVTTTTTTTTTTTTKTSALANIPLAAIGARAGGLASHEEREMTRLVSACVNITLEKDELKLKYFDEMESILQSERRELERARQQLFLDRLSLKRRVREVEQGLKEAVATGGEQGIRMVQELGLDGERVTFDAPAPAGSVQPLSVDGQLKRYES